The proteins below come from a single Chitinophaga pinensis DSM 2588 genomic window:
- a CDS encoding ester cyclase, which translates to MKTPDIQAAPLSAEEITAIKVFYGAWKEQQPDLLDTVCTPDWQDIPLAPGQAHGPQGLKDIIRSFVGSFPDIEIVIHEIMGVHERAAVRAAITFTHDKAVLGIPPTNKKVSIPLHEFHYLKDGKLTHTWHMEDWFGLLVQSGAWTAEGL; encoded by the coding sequence ATGAAGACACCAGATATACAGGCAGCACCACTGAGTGCTGAAGAAATAACAGCTATAAAAGTATTTTACGGCGCCTGGAAAGAACAACAACCGGATTTACTGGATACCGTCTGCACACCGGACTGGCAGGATATCCCGCTGGCTCCCGGACAGGCACACGGTCCACAGGGCTTGAAAGATATCATCCGCAGCTTTGTCGGCAGCTTTCCTGATATAGAGATCGTCATTCATGAAATCATGGGTGTACACGAACGGGCGGCAGTAAGAGCAGCGATTACTTTCACACACGATAAAGCGGTATTAGGTATTCCACCAACCAACAAGAAAGTGAGCATTCCCTTACATGAATTCCATTACCTGAAAGATGGTAAACTCACACATACCTGGCATATGGAAGACTGGTTCGGCTTACTTGTACAGAGCGGCGCATGGACTGCGGAAGGGCTGTAG